ACGGGTTCGCCGTGTTCAACGCGGCCCAGGATCACATCCTCGCCGCGGCGAAGGCCGACATCGACCTGCGGATCTTCGAAGCGTTCAAGGAAGGCCTCGAGGCCATGCCCGAGGGCGAGGCGCGCGAGCTCATGGCGAAGGTGTTCGACCTCTACGCACTGGCGTCGATAGAGGAGGACAAGGGCTGGTTCATCGAGCACGGCCGCATCACGGCGTCACGTTCGAAGGCCGTCACGACGCGCATCAACGAGCTGTGCGCCGAGCTGCGTCCCCACGCCGTCGACCTGACGAAGGCGTTCGGCATCCCCGAGTCGTGGCTCGAGAACGACCTCATCGACCTCGGGCAAGACCGCGCGGGTGTGACGGCCTGACGACGGGTTCGACGCCTCGCGGGTTACAGGGCGCTTCGGCGGCCGACGCATCGCGGCGCGAATGCTGACGGGCGCCTCACCTGGCTGGTGAGGCGCCCGTCAGGCGTTCTGTCCGCGCGTCTGGTGATGTGCCTGGCCGCACGCGGGGGCGTCCCGGGGCTCAGCGCACCGGTTCGCTGGAGGCGACGAGCTGTTCGAACGTCATCGCCTCCTGCCCGGTGAGCAGTCGCACGTCGTTGCTGACGACGTCGAGCTCCCCCGCGGCGATCGCCGTGTAGGTGCTCACCCATGCGTCCATCTCGAACGGCTGCGGGTCGTACTTCTGCCGTGACGCGCGCGCCTGCTCGATCGTCTCGGGTTCGTAGCGGAAGTCGCGGTCGCGACCCGCGCTGAGGATGGCGGCGATCTCGTCCAGCGTCAGGGCCTGCGGGCCGGTGAGATCGTACGTGCGGCCCGCGTGCTCGCCCGGTGCGAGGAGCACCGCGTGCGCGGCACGGGCGACGTCCGCTCGGGCGACGGGCGCGACGCGTCCGTCACCCGCCGGGCCGCGGAGGACGCCGTCCTCGTCGGCGAAGTGCTCGAAGACGTCGGCGTAGAAGCTGTCTCGCAGGAACGTCCACGCCATGCCGGAGGCCTTGATGTGCTCCTCCGTCGCGAAGTGGTCGCGCCCGAGCGTGAACGTCGAATCGGGCGCCGCATTGAGGAACGAGGTGTAGACGATGTGCTGCACGCCCGCCTTCGCGGCCTGGTCGACGAAGTTGCGGTGCTCCTCGACGCGCGTCGGGCTCTCGGCCGCCGACACCATGAACAGGGTGCCGACGCCCTCGAGCGCGGCGGCGGCGTCGGGGGCTCCGTACTCGGCGACGGCGACCTCGCTCTCACCGTCGACGTCACCGAGATGTGGCAGGCGCGAGACGTCGCGCAGGAGAAAGCGAACCGGGCGTCCCGGTGCCGAGACGAGGCGCGCGACGGCGCCGCCGACGGCACCCGTCACACCGGTGACACCGATGCGGGGAAGAGTGGTGGAATCTGCGCGAAAGGCCATGTGCCCATCATGCCCGTCTATCGTGTCGCGCATGAGAACGATTCAGCACATCGCGGTGGCGGAGGAGTGGCGGGACGCGCTCGAGAGCGGCGAGTACGTGTGGTCGACGATCGGCATGACGATCGAGCAGGTCGGCTACCTGCACGCGAGTTTCCCCGAGCAGGTGCGGCCGACGCTCGAGCGGTTCTACTCGGACATCGACGTGCTGCTGGTGCTGCTGACGTTGGACGCGGACGCCATCGTCGCGGCGGGGCTCGAGGTTCGCGTCGAACCCGCGGTGCCGGGCGGGGACGACAGCGAGAAGTTTCCGCACGTCTACGGTGGCGCCCTGCCGACGTCATGCGTGAGCAACGTCGAGCCGATCGAGCAGCCGCCGGCTGCGTGAGCGCCGCACCCGGTCGACGCACGGCCCGGACATGGCAAGAGCCCCGCAGACGAATCTGCGGGGCTCTCGGTGCACCTGTGGTGCCAGGTGAAGGATTCGAACCTTCGTAGCTTTCGCGACGGATTTACAGTCCGCTCCCATTGGCCGCTCGGGCAACCTGGCGCGCGTGCTCGGAAACCATAGCAAGAGCGCGCGCGGTTGAGCGAATCGGCGGGGCACGCGCGGGTGCGCGAGGTGACGGCGGCGTGGCGGCATCGCCGTCAAGGCATGACGCTGGCTGGGACGTCGGCTCGACCGCGGGCGGGACGGTGGCGCGACGGCGCGGGATCGGCGTCACGGCATAATGAGGCGCAGGAAGCGCCCGCGTTCAACGAAGGAGAAACCGTGGCAGACAGCTCGTTCGACATCGTCAGCAAGATCGACAAGCAGGAGGTCGCCAACGCGGTCAACCAGGCCGCGAAGGAGATCGGCTCGCGCTTCGACTTCAAGAACGTCGGCGCGTCCGTCGAACTCTCCGGCGAGTCGATCGTCATGAAGGCCAACTCCGAGGAGCGCACGCTCGCCGTCCTCGACGTGCTGCAGACCAAGCTGGTCAAGCGTGGCGTCTCGCTCAAGACACTCGACTACGGCGACGACGACCCGACGCCGAAGCTGTCGGGCAAAGAATACCGCCTCGAGGCGAAACTCAAGGAGGGCATCTCGAGCGAGAACGCGAAGAAGATCAGCAAGATCATCCGCGATGAGGGCCCCAAGAGCGTCAAGGCCCGCATCGAGGGTGACGAACTGCGCGTCACGAGCAAGAGCCGCGACGACCTGCAGGAGGTGCAGGCCCTGCTCAAGGGCTCCGACCTCGACGTCGCACTACAGTTCACGAACTACCGCTGATCGGCGTTCCTCACCGATCAGGTGGACGAGGCCCCGCACCGATTCGTTCGGTGCGGGGCCTCGTCGTCGGCATCCTCGACGTCAGCGCCAGGGGTGGCGCAGGATCAGTTCGGTGTTGCGGTCGGCGTCGGCGCCCATGAGGGCGGCGGAGCGGTTCGGATCGTTGTAGGACAGCTCGCGGTACAGCGACGCCAGATCCGCCTGGTCCTGCCCTGTCGTCGACGCTGCGTACGGCGCGGCCGACTCGACCAGCGTCGTGTACAGGCTGAGCGTGCCGTCGGCGTTGTCACAGAGCTCGATGATGCGCGCGTGCTGCGGGAAGTCGACGTGGCTCGCCGTGTTGATCTCCCAGAACGACCGTCGCGGATCGGCGTGACGATGCGCGGTGATGCGGTTCTCGTGCGTGTGCCCGTTGACCCACGCCACGACGTTGCGGAAGCGCATGAGCGTGTCGCGCACCTCGCGCCCGGCGTGCCGCAGTTCGGGCGTGGCCGGGTCGAGCAGCACGTTCGTCATCGTCGTGCTCGTGTGATGGCTGAAGATGACGAACATCTCGTCGGCGACGGCATGGCGTTGTGTGCGACCCCAGAAGTCGACGTACGTGCTGCTGCCCGCGGTGAGGACACGCTGCAACCACAGGAACTGCTCGTGCCCGAGGCTGCCCTCGGTGAATCCGGCGCGGTTCGTCGAATCGAGCGAGATGCCCGTGACACCGTCGGCGATGCGGAACGTGTAGTAGCCGCGCCCGGTCGCCACGTTCTCGTCCGTGAAGCCATGGCCGCCGCTCGGCAGGTGCGCGCGCATGTACTCCGTCGGGGTGAACGGCCTGCGGCGCTCATCGGGTGTGACGTGCCAGGTGTTCTTGGTGCTGCTGCTGACGCCCTTGATCGCCGTGCTGCCGGTCGCGAAGGTGCGTCGCAGTGCCGCATCGGACGTGCCCGAGGTGAAGCCGGTGAACTTCACGTCGCCGGTGTACATCGCGGCCAGTGCACCCCAGTCGGACGGCAGGACGCCGCTGACGGAGTCGTCGTGGTTGCCGAAGACCGAGAACCATCG
This region of Dermacoccus nishinomiyaensis genomic DNA includes:
- a CDS encoding SDR family oxidoreductase, encoding MAFRADSTTLPRIGVTGVTGAVGGAVARLVSAPGRPVRFLLRDVSRLPHLGDVDGESEVAVAEYGAPDAAAALEGVGTLFMVSAAESPTRVEEHRNFVDQAAKAGVQHIVYTSFLNAAPDSTFTLGRDHFATEEHIKASGMAWTFLRDSFYADVFEHFADEDGVLRGPAGDGRVAPVARADVARAAHAVLLAPGEHAGRTYDLTGPQALTLDEIAAILSAGRDRDFRYEPETIEQARASRQKYDPQPFEMDAWVSTYTAIAAGELDVVSNDVRLLTGQEAMTFEQLVASSEPVR
- a CDS encoding DUF952 domain-containing protein, producing MRTIQHIAVAEEWRDALESGEYVWSTIGMTIEQVGYLHASFPEQVRPTLERFYSDIDVLLVLLTLDADAIVAAGLEVRVEPAVPGGDDSEKFPHVYGGALPTSCVSNVEPIEQPPAA
- a CDS encoding YajQ family cyclic di-GMP-binding protein, with protein sequence MADSSFDIVSKIDKQEVANAVNQAAKEIGSRFDFKNVGASVELSGESIVMKANSEERTLAVLDVLQTKLVKRGVSLKTLDYGDDDPTPKLSGKEYRLEAKLKEGISSENAKKISKIIRDEGPKSVKARIEGDELRVTSKSRDDLQEVQALLKGSDLDVALQFTNYR
- a CDS encoding TIGR03767 family metallophosphoesterase, which encodes MSRPTRRAFLKGAAGSLVTAALAATNAQLAQAADRSVYTRGTTLEQAAAPVATSGYTRLTAGPGYPLVVRADLAEPRPSRDDTRTGLASIVQFTDLHVVDAQSPVRFEFLNTVNSSACRPQEALGTQGAAQLVKRINDLARGPFTGRRFDCVVSTGDNTDNHEHVELEWYLAVMNGGVITPNTGASDRWEGAQTSGNPQYYNVENASVRDRYVSAGFPVLDGFFRRATAAHRSPGLNVRWFSVFGNHDDSVSGVLPSDWGALAAMYTGDVKFTGFTSGTSDAALRRTFATGSTAIKGVSSSTKNTWHVTPDERRRPFTPTEYMRAHLPSGGHGFTDENVATGRGYYTFRIADGVTGISLDSTNRAGFTEGSLGHEQFLWLQRVLTAGSSTYVDFWGRTQRHAVADEMFVIFSHHTSTTMTNVLLDPATPELRHAGREVRDTLMRFRNVVAWVNGHTHENRITAHRHADPRRSFWEINTASHVDFPQHARIIELCDNADGTLSLYTTLVESAAPYAASTTGQDQADLASLYRELSYNDPNRSAALMGADADRNTELILRHPWR